One Oncorhynchus masou masou isolate Uvic2021 chromosome 2, UVic_Omas_1.1, whole genome shotgun sequence genomic region harbors:
- the LOC135557674 gene encoding SIN3-HDAC complex-associated factor-like — protein sequence MFGFHKSKIYRSHEGCCICKTKSSSSRFTDSSRYEETFRLCFGLSEDRVGDICNACVLLVKRWKKLPKGSKKNWNHVVDARAGPGFKLTKPKKMKNSDGKKKSKLKRLHKFKRQNSDAHSTTSSMSPSQSPSYESDDGSDIESKQRRPTPSVFSFLDRSYWKRQKVCCGIVYKGRFGEVMIDPRLFKPCCSSKKQETLIPMQDTHLPLPAIHPPPLPLPEALKKDW from the exons ATGTTTGGTTTTCACAAGTCTAAGATATATCGCAGCCATGAAGGATGTTGCATTTGCAAGACCAAGTCCTCCAGTTCACGCTTTACTGACAGCAGCAGATATGAAGAAACCTTCAGGCTATGTTTTGG GTTGTCAGAGGATCGTGTGGGAGACATCTGCAATGCCTGTGTGCTGTTAGTAAAAAGATGGAAAAAACTGCCAAAAGGCTCTAAGAAGAACTGGAACCAT GTTGTGGATGCAAGAGCTGGGCCTGGCTTCAAGCTAACCAAACCCAAGAAGATGAAGAACAGTGATGGGAAGAAGAAAAGCAAACTGAAGAGGCTTCACAAATTCAAAAGACAAA ACTCGGATGCCCACAGCACGACTTCCAGCATGTCTCCATCCCAGTCCCCCAGCTACGAGTCAGATGACGGCTCAGACATTGAGTCCAAACAGAGGCGCCCCACTCCTTCTGTCTTTTCCTTCCTGGACCGTTCTTACTGGAAAAG ACAAAAGGTGTGCTGTGGGATTGTGTACAAGGGGCGTTTTGGTGAGGTGATGATTGACCCGCGTCTCTTCAAGCCCTGCTGCAGCTCCAAGAAGCAGGAGACGTTGATTCCCATGCAGGACACGCACCTTCCCCTTCCCGCCATTCACCCCCCGCCTCTCCCGCTACCAGAAGCCCTGAAAAAGGACTGGTGA